The sequence below is a genomic window from Lolium perenne isolate Kyuss_39 chromosome 7, Kyuss_2.0, whole genome shotgun sequence.
CAAAGTTACATACTGGTTGTAATTTTGGTTGTGTAATAAATGTTGACTATTTTTGTTTTCTTCCCTGGTAGAAACGAGACAGGATGAGCTGTACGAGCagtgttctttttttttttgtttttttctcatgatagtagtggcgcaccttttaGGAccttagtggcgcaccactagcttGTAGCTGTGGCGCATGTCGATGCTATACATGGTGCGCCACCACTATGTGCCATACcaatggcgcactagtggtgcgccactactaatcagctagcagtggcgtgatagtagtggcgcaccactagtgcgccactgatggcaaaaagtggtgcgccactgattgcatgttttctagtagtgtgaagatagtccccgctctcgaaacaatgcctccacgaaggtcattgccaggcacaaccagttaaggtcagaccttgggttttcaccctgaaaggtaggactctgcacttcacctgtgttgtcgcccccactttcataccgctgctgtgaagcccggaacaccaagcaagccactcaacagcgcggagacttgaacctcccttagctagttctcccctccggccttcatgaaattctcttcttccgactttcatcatggatccatagtcacttgatgtcaacacataaaaagagcttcgcgccgctccctccagaaccaaacggtcggaataaacgcatgggtgcgcatgaccgaatacctccgatccagcaaactccaggttacattcgccggcagagccttccggaactcaacccaccGGCCAGATcatgagtccaggcctccggtaggtcctccttttcacgcaagagaggccctaggaccgccgcctttattcaggtcggacccccacgtcggcgaccatcccgggctggccaatccaatcctccaccggcgacaccatcgccggcttccatgctcctccatctcaccgccggatcgcggtgatagatcaaagatccaccaccaccaaccgcaggccgaccatctccggcgaagaagaggccacctcctccatcgaacccaaggctgctgccccgggcaccctcgtgtcgcggaagaagcccgagatcgcctccacgcaccgaCGAGAGGCAGGGGTGGATGAATGGCGCAGACCGAGggactggccgccgcccaccaccagcgcCGACCAGAGTGctgcggagagccgacgggaggaggagacCGCAGCACCGCCCATCCCAACCGTGCCGGCCGGTCCGCCAGGggacagccgacgggaggaggaccGCCGCAGTCGTTGCCCATCCCAACCGCGCGCCTGCTCCGCCATGCGTCGAGGAGGTGGGATCCGGCCGCCGTTCCCCATGcagcgacgaggaagggccccgccgccacgccccgagggactttgccccggcggcgctaccggcggcggcggcggcggagggtgggGTGCGGTAGAGGTTAGGGTTGGCGGGAGAGGGTCTGAGGTAGATAGATGATGGAGGGGCATTTGCTAATAAATCTAAGATACCAGGAACTGGGGTCAGATGTTACTCACAGCGCTCTGACCATCACATGAGTAAGACGACATctcgaagaagtggaggaagaagaCTTGCCAGGGTGGAGCTCCACCAACCGGAGTAGATGTGCCTGTTCGTCCTGAAGAAGCTCCCCTAGACGGAGAGCTCGAGTGGAGCAAAATAGCGGCACGAAATTTGGCCCTAAAGCGGAGCGGTTTATATAGGCGCGAAATTCTTCAGGTGAGGTTGGAGCTGCCCCCGTGAACTGAACATCGTATGCCGAGCTTGTAGAATATACCGTGAAGGTGGTTTTCAGCTTTTAATCTTTATGTTTTGTGTTGGCTGGAATTTATACCACTTGAACAGCCGTGGCCTGAGTTCGGCAAGCCTATCTTCTGCTGCAGCTCACCGCCGTGACCGAGTACCCTGTGCTTGCTCTTGCACTTGCACTTTACATCTTTACCACCAGCGACAAGCCCAGACAGGAGTCGGTCGAACGCCGCACAGTGCGCCACGCCCAGCGTGAGCCCGCCAGAGAGCGCCACCATGTCCTGCACGTTGAAGCCTTTGTGCTGAAGAgggggatgatggcggtgacaTTGAGGAACGGGGACGCGAGTGCGATTAAGGTGTCGGCGGCAACGGAGCGAGACCACTCCACGGTTTAGAAGAAGAAGGCAACTGAGCACATGTCATGGCAGTGCAGCGGGTGCCGGTATTTATCTCCGAGGCATGCATGTCAGCATGTGCATGATTGATTGTGTGTTATGACTTATGAGCAGTACTAAATCGATGAGTACAAAAATCAGCAGAGAGAGTGAGCGATCATCTTTACTACTACAGAGAGAGCAAGGAGAGCGATGAGCACTAGGAAATAGGAATAATGCAATTATACAAAGGTTCTCCCAAGTCAAAAATCTCAGCTTGAACCAGTCGATCACTAATTCAACCGGCAGTAAGTACGTTGTCCATTTCGCACACGATATCGTTAGTACGGGTTGGACAAAATCACAAAACTAATTAAACCCAAAAGAACACGAGGACGACGCAAACTGAATGCTAAATCTAAATTCCACTAAACTGAAAACCCCGAAGACGAGACACGACGACGACCGGCAAGCTTAGTTGCTGCCCTTGCTGATGAGCTCCATGGCgtcggcggtggtgggcagtgccGGGATGGCTCCCTTCTTGGTGGTGCAGATGGCACCGCACGCGTTGCAGAACTGCAGCACCTCCCTCAGCTTCTCCTCGTTCTGATCAATCAAAAAAGATCGAATCGTTAGCACCATTATAAATAAAAGAAATTAAATTAGCTGGTCTATGGTTCTTTTGAGTTTCGTAGACTGAATGCTTACGTAGAAGATGGAGTCGTCCTTGGCAACATTGACGAGGAAAGACCCGACGAAGGCATCGCCAGCACCGGTGGTGTCGATGGTCTTGACAGCGTACCCAGGGACAGATCCCTTAAAATCCTTGGTGAAGTACCTGCATCCCCTCTCGCCGTCGGTGACGATGAGAAGCTTGAGGCCCTCGAACCAGAGGGAGAGGACATTGGCCTCGTCGTTGGGGTCGCCCTGGGTGAGGAAGGCCACCTCCTCGTCGCTGAGCTTGATGAAGTCGGCCTCCTTCCAGATGCTCATGATGCCGTCGCGAGCAGCCTGCTCAGAGGGCCAGAGCGGGATGCGCACGTTCGGGTCGTACGAGCAGAGGATGCCGCCGGCCTTGGCGGCGCGCATGGCGGCCACGTGCGCCGAGCGGCAGGGCTCGGTGATGAGCGAGATGGAGCCGTAGTGGAATACGCGGGCGCTGCTAATCAGGTCCAAGTTGAGCTCAGCCTCCGTCAGGAGCATATCGGCCGACGGGTTGCGGTAAAACATGAATTCACGCTCGCCGTTGGACTTGAGGGTGACGAAGGCTAGGGCGGTGCGGGCGTGCTGGTCGAACAGGCACCCCTCCGCGTTCACGCCGTTCTGCTTCAGGATCTCCACGAGCATGTGACCGAACTCGTCGTCACCAAACTGCAGAAACCAACTCCGATTAATCCGAATTTAACACATTATTCATTGACACAAGCATTACACAGTTATCAACTAAGCTAGACAGGATGATGACTACAAAAACGATTAAGGTTAACGATCGCTAGTACTATTTGAAATAAGTGACAGCAACATGAATACAAAAACGACTAAGGGGTATTATTTTCTTTTAAAGTACAATGGCTGCTTCTTGTGTCAGATATAGTAGATTGGTGTGTTAGATTTGGGCTAGCTGTTCAATGACCGCAAGTGCAGGTAATAGCACTGAGATCCGAGTCAGCCAGGTCCCCCTAGTGCCCCGGGTCAACATGATGCAGCCATGCAACTACGAGATTTCCTAACCTAGAGTAGATAGATTTTATCCGAGACGAAAAGAGTGGAATATTTTCTTAGGTGCACTAAATTACACTGACGTGTGGGGACGGACAGATATGACAGGGACTCGCACGTCAGAAAAACCTACGGGCCACGATGGTGTTTGGAAAAGCTTAACCAATCCTAGACAAGTTAATCGACGATATCTAATCTGAATTTCCCAAAAGTAATCGAGTGATGAGGTCGATCGACCAGTGAACTCATACTAAACTATTATATCAACCAATCCTAGACAAGTCAATCGACGGCACGTACCAGCTACACAAAGCTAAACAGATCGAGCAACGCGATACATCAGACAAGGGACGGCGATCACAGGGCGTGCATACATACCTTGCCGACGAAGGCGGAGGAGCCGCCGAGCTTGGAGACGGCGCAAGCCACGTTGGCCGGCGCGCCGCCGGGTGCCTTGACGAAACCGCCCGACTCGGCGAGCGAGACGCCGGCCACGTCCGGCACGAAATCGATTAGCATCTCCCCGAAGGAGACGACGAGGCCGGGAGCGGCCGCAGCCGCGGGTGCAACTCCGTCACCGAGAGGCGCCATCTAAACTAAGCTTAACGAAACGAAACTGAGAGCTAGGGAATAGAGCACGGGAGTTCTGGCTATATTAACGAGCTGTGTTGCTGTGGTTGATCGATGAGGAGAAGCGAGGGGTCTAGCCGGGGCTTATAAAGGCTATGGCTTGGCTTCGGGATTATTAGGCTTATCCTCCAAGGATTAGTATCCGTATTCCATTCTAGTACTAATTTACTACTACTAGCTTAGCCTAATCCCGCCCGTCTGGGTTCGATGATCATAGCAGCGCACGGGAGACCTGTCCGTGACCGACAATCGTTGGATAATCAGGCCGTGATCTAATCTGATCTCGTAACAGTGGTTATGATCTCGCCCGGCCAAGATAAACCTACATTCCGTTTAACCCAGATTTGTTTTGGCGCGGGCGAGTCCTTAACTGATTCTCCTTTTGTTTTGGAGCCGATCTCTAAACAGTTTTGGGGTCCAAAATAAGCTAAGGACGATGGCGCGCTGGCTTGCATACAGTTTGCATGGTGCACGTTCGTACAGAAAACAAACTAGTGTCCTTTTCTACCGATATCTTTTTTCTGCGCCTAAGCTCGTGTGCTCCTGCTCCAATAAAAGTACTCCGTATAAAAAATATCAAATATAATTAGAAAATTCTGAAATTTTTGCACAACAAACATGAACGTGTGTGTTCTAATTGCATTTCAAAAATCTACTAAACAAGATACATGTACTGCTCTATGCAAAAAAGATAAATCTAGTTGTTGCAAACAACAAATACAAATGCTCCAAACAACACCAAATTTTTTTTCATAGACCACCAAACATGTGACTCTGACCACAATGTAGCTTTGCAGGTAGAACATAATCTCATGTTCATTGTAAAAAAAATCAGATTCTTTTAATTTTGTTTCTAGATTTAGCAATTATTTTATTGGGGCATGAGCATATGAACTTGGGTTCAAATGTGCATTTCCGCCTTTTCTACGTAGTACTTTCTTACAATCAAGGTCTGGCCTGGATGCGTTCTGGTTTGATTTTTGCAAGAAATATGCACTACTAGAAAACAggctatcagtggcgcaccactttttgccatcagtggcgcactagtggtgcgccactactatcacgccactgctaactgttagcagtggcgcaccactggtGCGCCACTGGTAATCCAAATACCAATGGCGcactaggtggtgcgccactgctaataggatactagtgcgccactactaagagGATGGGTGCGCCACTGAAGCCATGTATGGAGATGCGCCACAATTCTCCTACACGGTGCGCCATAGGTATTGTTCAAGGGAGAAAAAAACAAAAATCGTGCAGGCTCTGGTTCGCCATTTCCTTATTTTTATATTCAACATTTATTTTTTACAACTCAGGTCCGAATACAACTCAGTCTCCAAACTCAGTACTTATTTTTATAAACCAGAGTCAATACAAAGTAAAAAAATACAACTCAGTCTCCAAACTTTGCAACTACAACcctaaaagaaaacaaaaaaaagcaATCAGGTCGCCGGATTACTGCAGGCTGACGGTCGACGCCGGAGCACGTGCTCGGTCTGGAGAACTTCGGGAACGAGATGAGGTCGCTGAGATTCATGGGTACTGCAGCACCAATTACGCGGGTAGTGGATGGAGGGGAAGATGGGGAGGCGGCGGATGTTGGCGGAGGGCAAGAGGCTGGCGAGGCGGATTAGATGCTGTTGGCAAAGGGCAAGAGTTCATCGTGGAGGTCGCCTATggcgacgagacggagggggcatGGAAGAAGGTGGCGGTGGTCGACTCCTCCGCCGGCTTTGACGCGAGCATGACAGAGGTGGTGGTCGACTCCGCCGCAGCCGCCGCGCACCGCCTGCTTCGACGCGAGGACCGGGACGGTGGTCGATTCCTCTGCAGCGGCCACCCCCTGGGCCGCTCGCCTCCATCGTTGGCTTCAA
It includes:
- the LOC139829654 gene encoding fructokinase-2-like; this translates as MAPLGDGVAPAAAAAPGLVVSFGEMLIDFVPDVAGVSLAESGGFVKAPGGAPANVACAVSKLGGSSAFVGKFGDDEFGHMLVEILKQNGVNAEGCLFDQHARTALAFVTLKSNGEREFMFYRNPSADMLLTEAELNLDLISSARVFHYGSISLITEPCRSAHVAAMRAAKAGGILCSYDPNVRIPLWPSEQAARDGIMSIWKEADFIKLSDEEVAFLTQGDPNDEANVLSLWFEGLKLLIVTDGERGCRYFTKDFKGSVPGYAVKTIDTTGAGDAFVGSFLVNVAKDDSIFYNEEKLREVLQFCNACGAICTTKKGAIPALPTTADAMELISKGSN